In one window of Aphidius gifuensis isolate YNYX2018 linkage group LG4, ASM1490517v1, whole genome shotgun sequence DNA:
- the LOC122855285 gene encoding patronin isoform X2: MWSTISRLFVAKSRSSTKTLEQVDNNCVDNINKLSFVNNYYNEDRDINNLTQDHTNLAVHVFDSMDRNMGDDRRRDSKQSATDANETRQAKQRASVKWLLSKAFNNRVPDNLHEPYYRDHEDQEHLKPQIVQSLSNAELYCLALANIYSDPNYHNQNHWGILQALARKGVYVSDPNNTTLTETILIQNSPLKMSAHMAVIEGLMVLYAKEVVTSDRVVAAIKRFNPQAHIDIPNDHEKGLLLWISHASNALIIKIKQNNDDDDNDTIIDEHKKLPELPDTKDFQSLCDGVGLAAVIAFYCPNELNWKNIKVSKRPSVADALHNLSLVHSFCMRCLPYSIFHMQPEDVTYMRGSMKQNLVVFLADMYNVLEIHPVKCVRYPGGERAMQYLDACPRNSHGVAHKRSLPQSITPIPDLRSNLSVSAPGFTVAKTSAPISVRKSQSLHQTAESHSYDDRRGGSEENFVIHRNKGIPTLSSVTDDKLIKFEAAGRPSNWEDQRRSSYAGRRSRRNSVTDDSQLTIENFGGSQDNLQNFGCIRNPDKEMVVHSGKRVAIEPTIPIRTMMQDVYGSDVQNILADNGYSNDEPTKTPRLRRQMSNTNINNSSTPIKNILHSIDNDDNNNDDIDDDNKVKKMASFATYGKQNTDNNSNFKLVERNKDDSIANKSNFTINKHEQSNGNGIGNNEKKTTFATLSNTTTWQQQYAQQSQQLEQNTKVENGGSSVEPSQSNDIKLQLEERKRRIANEKRKAAVEKTNIRQDVHKTAFLQAVTKGKVKSPSSSTSGGDSPVEHAPPTPMSSSGGGGGGGGVDKSSSINSTLTHPQQTVQDKPQRPFSLKESGEDVRDIENKWRDQDGTVPFIETRRTPDIENMDREQYHQSITHRNYLSDMQAEIKRLATQQNQIQQQHIMTQHQQQMQQQLQQQIQIQSLNQQHMQNYTLPPQVNSMTQRLPDNHQGQFYLHDQPAQIQRRTWARPPSQNNDMTQINFQQSMDPRFAPQPVYQQDPRNIYQDTRTWGSPITPQKGFVLHDNIQDQRYLNGGGVSGGEHSLQNNQIHHSQNYPVSGNIYQSTATSASPQHRNAVHRISQLINESPEVKKQSIVHHIPITCDNTIDKRHNNAQIHTSVPAPPVDDMEPQNISFIGNDDDAVSQGIRHLNITSGSRTYRIPSPTKPTSTTPTISRNSFQPHGGTLRESVSPLPPVEIKPLDQTNETNEKGFYISFDSDTPKKPKPTLRVKRSPKKERTVSSFIENEDFTRRPESPPINSAERQRHIEAQRDLERERQRQADEREQQRQDMRDRELQREIIKERQQREGTTATTTTTTNDENRTSGVGLVIGNQLSNLDPNSIDEMERKKEKIMMLSLQRRQQQEELKERKEAEIQARRDKEKMKEEERARKKEEDRQRRAIILEQHKLKKAIEEAEREGKVIDKELLNAIKPTPKLRNKTVSARQRPKTIHVDHSSELDSGTLTPSRGKKGSSSNLSTASLTSPTMKRDYFRGSQDTLISAHSDDRRGGPFYRGGSLKVSSVDSPDDGRGCSPYRSTTQLGRRGSYKTSRDSQEPQQQVRGRTKYPTYQNFKGRKSNSLMNLCDTDSGLGRATPPRRAPSPGMGSTKHLPSPSGPGSLPPGLMSKRKFDDGSSDISSTASSMMDYNGPRLYKQPTTKSNRGIMLNAVEYCVFPGSVNKDAKRRVLDEIARSESKHFLILFRDAGCQFRALYSYCPDGEEITKLCGTGPKQVLDNMFDRFFKYNSGGKCFSQVHTKHLTVTIDAFTIHNSLWQGKKVNLPNKKDMALVI; encoded by the exons ATGTGGAGTACTATATCGCGTCTCTTCGTCGCGAAATCAAGATCGTCGACGAAGACACTTGAacaagttgataataattgtgttgataatataaataaattatcatttgttaataattattataacgaGGATAgagatattaataatttgacaCAAGATCATACCAATCTGGCTGTCCATGTTTTCGATTCAATGGATCGTAACATGGGAGATGACAGACGAAGGGATTCGAAACAATCAGCAACTGATGCCAATGAAACACGTCAG gCGAAACAACGTGCCTCCGTAAAATGGCTTTTATCAAAAGCATTCAACAACCGAGTACCAGACAACCTCCATGAGCCTTATTATCGAGATCAtgag gaCCAAGAACATCTCAAGCCTCAAATAGTTCAATCATTATCAAATGCTGAGCTATATTGTTTAGCATtagcaaatatatattcagatccaaattatcataatcaaaATCATTGGGGTATATTACAAGCACTTGCACGTAAAGGTGTTTATGTATCTGATCCAAATAATACAACATTAACTGAAACAATACTTATACAAAATTCACCATTAAAAATGTCAGCACATATGGCTGTGATAGAAGGACTTATGGTATTATATGCTAAAGAAGTTGTAACAAGTGATCGTGTTGTTGCTGCTATTAAAAGATTTAATCCACAAGCTCATATTGATATACCAAATGATCATGAAAAAGGTTTATTATTATGGATAAGTCATGCATCAAATGcacttattattaaaattaaacaaaataatgatgatgatgataatgatacaattattgatgaacataaaaaattaccagAATTACCAGATACTAAAGATTTTCAATCATTATGTGATGGTGTTGGTCTTGCTGCTGTTATTGCATTTTATTGTCCAAATGAActtaattggaaaaatattaaagtatCTAAAAGACCATCTGTTGCTGATGCATTACATAATTTATCACTTGTTCATAGTTTTTGTATGAGATGTTTACCATATTCAATATTTCATATGCAACCAGAAGATGTTACCTACATGAGAGG atctatgaaacaaaatttagttgtttttttggCTGATATGTATAATGTCTTAGAAATTCATCCAGTTAAATGTGTACGTTATCCTGGTGGTGAAAGAGCAATGCAATATCTTGATG CTTGTCCTCGTAATAGTCACGGGGTAGCACATAAAAGAAGTCTACCACAATCTATTACACCAATACCTGATCTAAGAAGCAACCTATCTGTATCAGCTCCAGGCTTCACAG ttGCAAAAACGTCAGCTCCAATATCTGTTAGAAAATCTCAATCTTTACATCAAACTGCTGAGAGTCATTCATATGATGACAG ACGTGGTGGATCTGaagaaaattttgtaattcatCGTAATAAAGGTATACCAACATTGAGCTCAGTgactgatgataaattaataaaatttgaagctGCTGGAAGACCAAGTAATTGGGAAGATCAAAGAAGAAGTTCATATGCTGGTAGACGTTCAAGACGTAATAGTGTTACAGATGATTcacaattaacaattgaaaattttggtGGTTCACaagataatttacaaaattttggTTGTATTAGAAATCCAGATAAAGAAATGGTTGTACATAGTGGTAAACGTGTTGCTATTGAACCAACAATACCAATACGTACAATGATGCAAGATGTTTATGGTAGTGATGTACAAAATATACTTGCTGATAATGGTTATAGTAATGATGAACCAACAAAAACACCTAGACTAAGACGACAAAtgtcaaatacaaatattaataattcatcaacaccaattaaaaatatattacattccattgataatgatgataataataatgatgacattgatgatgataataaagttaaaaaaatggcTAGTTTTGCAACATATGGAAAACAAAATACTGATAacaatagtaattttaaattagttgaaagaaataaagatGACAGTATtgcaaataaaagtaattttacaattaataaacatgAACAAAGTAATGGTAATGGTATtggtaataatgaaaaaaaaacaacatttgcaacattatcaaatacaacaacatGGCAACAACAATATGcacaacaatcacaacaattAGAACAAAATACAAAAGTTGAAAATGGTGGTAGTAGTGTTGAACCATCACAatcaaatgatattaaattacaattagaaGAAAGAAAACGTCGTattgcaaatgaaaaaagaaaagctgctgttgaaaaaacaaatatacgACAAGATGTTCATAAAACAGCATTTTTACAAGCTGTTACTaag GGTAAAGTTAAATCACCCTCATCATCAACATCCGGCGGTGACAGTCCCGTGGAGCATGCTCCCCCTACTCCAATGTCCTCttctggtggtggtggtggtggtggtggtgttgataAATCTTCAAGTATTAACTCAACATTAACTCATCCACAACAGACTGTTCAAGATAAACCACAACGTCCTTTCTCATTGAAG gAAAGTGGTGAAGATGTTAGAGACATTGAAAACAAGTGGCGTGATCAAGATGGTACAGTGCCATTTATTGAAACTCGTCGAACACCAGACATTGAAAATATGGATCGTGAACAGTATCATCAATCAATAACCCATAGAAATTATTTGAGTGATATGCAAGCTGAAATAAAACGTCTTGCAACACAACAAAatcaaatacaacaacaacatattATGacacaacatcaacaacaaatgcaacaacaattacaacaacaaatacaaatacaaagtttaaatcaacaacataTGCAAAATTATACATTACCACCACAAGTTAATTCAATGACACAAAGATTACCAGATAATCATCAAGGACAATTTTATCTTCATGATCAACCAGCACAAATACAAAGAAGAACATGGGCAAGACCACCAAGTCAAAATAATGATATgacacaaattaattttcaacaatcaaTGGATCCAAGATTTGCACCACAACCAGTTTATCAACAAGATCcaagaaatatttatcaagataCAAGAACTTGGGGTTCACCAATAACACCACAAAAAGGTTTTGTACTTCATGATAATATTCAAGATCAAAGATATTTAAATGGTGGTGGTGTTAGTGGTGGTGAACATAGTcttcaaaataatcaaatacatCATTCACAAAATTATCCAGTATCTggtaatatttatcaatcaacTGCAACATCTGCTAGTCCTCAACATCGTAATGCt gTACATCGAATAAgtcaattgataaatgaaaGTCCAGAagttaaaaaacaaagtatAGTACATCATATACCAATAACATGTGATAATACAATTGATAAACGTCATAATAATGCACAAATACATACATCAGTACCGGCACCACCAGTTGATGATATGGAACcacaaaatatatcatttattggtaatgatgatgatgctgtatCACAAGGTATACGTCATCTTAATATAACATCTGGTAGTAGAACATATAGAATACCATCACCAACAAaaccaacatcaacaacaccaacaatatCACGTAATTCATTTCAACCACATGGTGGAACATTACGTGAATCAGTATCACCATTACCACCAGTTGAAATAAAACCACTTGATCAAACAAatgaaacaaatgaaaaaggtttttatatatcatttgatAGTGATACACCTAAAAAACCAAAACCAACATTACGTGTTAAACGTTCACCTAAAAAAGAACGTActgtatcatcatttattgaaaatgaagatTTTACAAGACGTCCAGAATCACCACCAATAAATAGTGCTGAAAGACAACGACATATTGAAGCACAAAGAGATCTTGAAAGAGAACGTCAACGTCAAGCTGATGAACGTGAACAACAACGTCAAGATATGCGTGATAGAGAATTACaaagagaaataataaaagaacgTCAACAACGTGAAggaacaacagcaacaacaacaacaacaacaaatgatgaaaatcGTACATCTGGTGTTGGTCTTGTTATTGGtaatcaattatcaaatttagatccaaattcaattgatgaaatggaacgtaaaaaagaaaaaataatgatgttatCATTACAACGTAGACAACAACAAGAAGAACttaaagaaagaaaagaagCTGAAATACAAGCAAGAagagataaagaaaaaatgaaagaagaaGAACGTGctagaaaaaaagaagaagatcGTCAAAGACGTGCTATTATATTAGaacaacataaattaaaaaaagctattgAAGAAGCTGAACGTGAA gGCAAAGTTATTGATAAAGAACTTCTTAATGCCATAAAACCAACTCCAAAGTTACGTAATAAGACTGTATCAGCTCGTCAAAGACCAAAAACAATTCATGTTGATCATAGTTCTGAATTAGACTCTGGTACTTTAACACCAAGTCGTGGAAAAAAAGGTTCATCATCAAATCTCAGTACTG CGTCGCTGACATCACCAACGATGAAACGTGATTATTTTCGAGGCTCACAGGATACACTTATATCTGCTCATAGTGATGATCGACGTGGTGGACCCTTTTACAGGGGTGGCAGTCTCAAGG TATCTTCAGTAGATTCACCAGATGATGGTAGAGGTTGTTCCCCGTATCGTAGTACAACACAACTTGGACGACGTGGATCATACAAAACATCAAGAG ATTCACAGGAGCCTCAGCAACAGGTTAGAGGCAGGACAAAATACCCGACTTACCAAAACTTTAAAGGAAGAAAATCAAATTCGTTGATGAATTTGTgtg ATACAGACAGTGGTTTGGGTCGTGCAACACCACCAAGAAGAGCACCAAGTCCTGGTATGGGTAGCACAAAACATTTACCATCACCATCTGGTCCTGGATCATTACCACCTGGTCTTATGTCGAAAAGAAAATTCGATGATGGTAGCAGTGATATTAGTAGTACTGCTAGTTCAATGATGGATTACAATG gTCCTCGATTGTATAAACAACCAACGACAAAATCAAATCGTGGAATAATGTTAAATGCTGTTGAATATTGTGTTTTTCCTGGTTCAGTTAATAAAGATGCTAAAAGACGTGTACTTGATGAAATTGCTAGATCAGAAAGTaaacattttttgatattatttcgTGATGCTGGATGTCAATTTAGAGCACTTTATTCATATTGTCCTGATGGTGAAGAAATAACAAAACTATGTGGTACTGGACCAAAACAAGTACTTGATAATATGTTTGATAGATTTTTCAA atATAATTCAGGTGGTAAATGTTTTTCTCAAGTACATACTAAACATTTAACAGTGACAATTGATGCATTCACGATACACAATAGTCTTTGGCAaggaaaaaaagttaatttaccAAACAAAAAAGACATGGCTCTTGTCATTTag
- the LOC122855285 gene encoding patronin isoform X8: protein MASEVMLAPRTTAPKSSCEPDIDDIRNMFRNASVTTIYAKQRASVKWLLSKAFNNRVPDNLHEPYYRDHEDQEHLKPQIVQSLSNAELYCLALANIYSDPNYHNQNHWGILQALARKGVYVSDPNNTTLTETILIQNSPLKMSAHMAVIEGLMVLYAKEVVTSDRVVAAIKRFNPQAHIDIPNDHEKGLLLWISHASNALIIKIKQNNDDDDNDTIIDEHKKLPELPDTKDFQSLCDGVGLAAVIAFYCPNELNWKNIKVSKRPSVADALHNLSLVHSFCMRCLPYSIFHMQPEDVTYMRGSMKQNLVVFLADMYNVLEIHPVKCVRYPGGERAMQYLDACPRNSHGVAHKRSLPQSITPIPDLRSNLSVSAPGFTVAKTSAPISVRKSQSLHQTAESHSYDDRRGGSEENFVIHRNKGIPTLSSVTDDKLIKFEAAGRPSNWEDQRRSSYAGRRSRRNSVTDDSQLTIENFGGSQDNLQNFGCIRNPDKEMVVHSGKRVAIEPTIPIRTMMQDVYGSDVQNILADNGYSNDEPTKTPRLRRQMSNTNINNSSTPIKNILHSIDNDDNNNDDIDDDNKVKKMASFATYGKQNTDNNSNFKLVERNKDDSIANKSNFTINKHEQSNGNGIGNNEKKTTFATLSNTTTWQQQYAQQSQQLEQNTKVENGGSSVEPSQSNDIKLQLEERKRRIANEKRKAAVEKTNIRQDVHKTAFLQAVTKGKVKSPSSSTSGGDSPVEHAPPTPMSSSGGGGGGGGVDKSSSINSTLTHPQQTVQDKPQRPFSLKESGEDVRDIENKWRDQDGTVPFIETRRTPDIENMDREQYHQSITHRNYLSDMQAEIKRLATQQNQIQQQHIMTQHQQQMQQQLQQQIQIQSLNQQHMQNYTLPPQVNSMTQRLPDNHQGQFYLHDQPAQIQRRTWARPPSQNNDMTQINFQQSMDPRFAPQPVYQQDPRNIYQDTRTWGSPITPQKGFVLHDNIQDQRYLNGGGVSGGEHSLQNNQIHHSQNYPVSGNIYQSTATSASPQHRNAVHRISQLINESPEVKKQSIVHHIPITCDNTIDKRHNNAQIHTSVPAPPVDDMEPQNISFIGNDDDAVSQGIRHLNITSGSRTYRIPSPTKPTSTTPTISRNSFQPHGGTLRESVSPLPPVEIKPLDQTNETNEKGFYISFDSDTPKKPKPTLRVKRSPKKERTVSSFIENEDFTRRPESPPINSAERQRHIEAQRDLERERQRQADEREQQRQDMRDRELQREIIKERQQREGTTATTTTTTNDENRTSGVGLVIGNQLSNLDPNSIDEMERKKEKIMMLSLQRRQQQEELKERKEAEIQARRDKEKMKEEERARKKEEDRQRRAIILEQHKLKKAIEEAEREGKVIDKELLNAIKPTPKLRNKTVSARQRPKTIHVDHSSELDSGTLTPSRGKKGSSSNLSTASLTSPTMKRDYFRGSQDTLISAHSDDRRGGPFYRGGSLKVSSVDSPDDGRGCSPYRSTTQLGRRGSYKTSRDSQEPQQQVRGRTKYPTYQNFKGRKSNSLMNLCADTDSGLGRATPPRRAPSPGMGSTKHLPSPSGPGSLPPGLMSKRKFDDGSSDISSTASSMMDYNGPRLYKQPTTKSNRGIMLNAVEYCVFPGSVNKDAKRRVLDEIARSESKHFLILFRDAGCQFRALYSYCPDGEEITKLCGTGPKQVLDNMFDRFFKYNSGGKCFSQVHTKHLTVTIDAFTIHNSLWQGKKVNLPNKKDMALVI, encoded by the exons atggcGAGTGAGGTCATGCTGGCTCCGAGGACGACAGCACCAAAGTCGTCCTGTGAGCCAGACATTGACGATATCCGGAATATGTTTAGAAATGCTTCCGTCACAACAATATAt gCGAAACAACGTGCCTCCGTAAAATGGCTTTTATCAAAAGCATTCAACAACCGAGTACCAGACAACCTCCATGAGCCTTATTATCGAGATCAtgag gaCCAAGAACATCTCAAGCCTCAAATAGTTCAATCATTATCAAATGCTGAGCTATATTGTTTAGCATtagcaaatatatattcagatccaaattatcataatcaaaATCATTGGGGTATATTACAAGCACTTGCACGTAAAGGTGTTTATGTATCTGATCCAAATAATACAACATTAACTGAAACAATACTTATACAAAATTCACCATTAAAAATGTCAGCACATATGGCTGTGATAGAAGGACTTATGGTATTATATGCTAAAGAAGTTGTAACAAGTGATCGTGTTGTTGCTGCTATTAAAAGATTTAATCCACAAGCTCATATTGATATACCAAATGATCATGAAAAAGGTTTATTATTATGGATAAGTCATGCATCAAATGcacttattattaaaattaaacaaaataatgatgatgatgataatgatacaattattgatgaacataaaaaattaccagAATTACCAGATACTAAAGATTTTCAATCATTATGTGATGGTGTTGGTCTTGCTGCTGTTATTGCATTTTATTGTCCAAATGAActtaattggaaaaatattaaagtatCTAAAAGACCATCTGTTGCTGATGCATTACATAATTTATCACTTGTTCATAGTTTTTGTATGAGATGTTTACCATATTCAATATTTCATATGCAACCAGAAGATGTTACCTACATGAGAGG atctatgaaacaaaatttagttgtttttttggCTGATATGTATAATGTCTTAGAAATTCATCCAGTTAAATGTGTACGTTATCCTGGTGGTGAAAGAGCAATGCAATATCTTGATG CTTGTCCTCGTAATAGTCACGGGGTAGCACATAAAAGAAGTCTACCACAATCTATTACACCAATACCTGATCTAAGAAGCAACCTATCTGTATCAGCTCCAGGCTTCACAG ttGCAAAAACGTCAGCTCCAATATCTGTTAGAAAATCTCAATCTTTACATCAAACTGCTGAGAGTCATTCATATGATGACAG ACGTGGTGGATCTGaagaaaattttgtaattcatCGTAATAAAGGTATACCAACATTGAGCTCAGTgactgatgataaattaataaaatttgaagctGCTGGAAGACCAAGTAATTGGGAAGATCAAAGAAGAAGTTCATATGCTGGTAGACGTTCAAGACGTAATAGTGTTACAGATGATTcacaattaacaattgaaaattttggtGGTTCACaagataatttacaaaattttggTTGTATTAGAAATCCAGATAAAGAAATGGTTGTACATAGTGGTAAACGTGTTGCTATTGAACCAACAATACCAATACGTACAATGATGCAAGATGTTTATGGTAGTGATGTACAAAATATACTTGCTGATAATGGTTATAGTAATGATGAACCAACAAAAACACCTAGACTAAGACGACAAAtgtcaaatacaaatattaataattcatcaacaccaattaaaaatatattacattccattgataatgatgataataataatgatgacattgatgatgataataaagttaaaaaaatggcTAGTTTTGCAACATATGGAAAACAAAATACTGATAacaatagtaattttaaattagttgaaagaaataaagatGACAGTATtgcaaataaaagtaattttacaattaataaacatgAACAAAGTAATGGTAATGGTATtggtaataatgaaaaaaaaacaacatttgcaacattatcaaatacaacaacatGGCAACAACAATATGcacaacaatcacaacaattAGAACAAAATACAAAAGTTGAAAATGGTGGTAGTAGTGTTGAACCATCACAatcaaatgatattaaattacaattagaaGAAAGAAAACGTCGTattgcaaatgaaaaaagaaaagctgctgttgaaaaaacaaatatacgACAAGATGTTCATAAAACAGCATTTTTACAAGCTGTTACTaag GGTAAAGTTAAATCACCCTCATCATCAACATCCGGCGGTGACAGTCCCGTGGAGCATGCTCCCCCTACTCCAATGTCCTCttctggtggtggtggtggtggtggtggtgttgataAATCTTCAAGTATTAACTCAACATTAACTCATCCACAACAGACTGTTCAAGATAAACCACAACGTCCTTTCTCATTGAAG gAAAGTGGTGAAGATGTTAGAGACATTGAAAACAAGTGGCGTGATCAAGATGGTACAGTGCCATTTATTGAAACTCGTCGAACACCAGACATTGAAAATATGGATCGTGAACAGTATCATCAATCAATAACCCATAGAAATTATTTGAGTGATATGCAAGCTGAAATAAAACGTCTTGCAACACAACAAAatcaaatacaacaacaacatattATGacacaacatcaacaacaaatgcaacaacaattacaacaacaaatacaaatacaaagtttaaatcaacaacataTGCAAAATTATACATTACCACCACAAGTTAATTCAATGACACAAAGATTACCAGATAATCATCAAGGACAATTTTATCTTCATGATCAACCAGCACAAATACAAAGAAGAACATGGGCAAGACCACCAAGTCAAAATAATGATATgacacaaattaattttcaacaatcaaTGGATCCAAGATTTGCACCACAACCAGTTTATCAACAAGATCcaagaaatatttatcaagataCAAGAACTTGGGGTTCACCAATAACACCACAAAAAGGTTTTGTACTTCATGATAATATTCAAGATCAAAGATATTTAAATGGTGGTGGTGTTAGTGGTGGTGAACATAGTcttcaaaataatcaaatacatCATTCACAAAATTATCCAGTATCTggtaatatttatcaatcaacTGCAACATCTGCTAGTCCTCAACATCGTAATGCt gTACATCGAATAAgtcaattgataaatgaaaGTCCAGAagttaaaaaacaaagtatAGTACATCATATACCAATAACATGTGATAATACAATTGATAAACGTCATAATAATGCACAAATACATACATCAGTACCGGCACCACCAGTTGATGATATGGAACcacaaaatatatcatttattggtaatgatgatgatgctgtatCACAAGGTATACGTCATCTTAATATAACATCTGGTAGTAGAACATATAGAATACCATCACCAACAAaaccaacatcaacaacaccaacaatatCACGTAATTCATTTCAACCACATGGTGGAACATTACGTGAATCAGTATCACCATTACCACCAGTTGAAATAAAACCACTTGATCAAACAAatgaaacaaatgaaaaaggtttttatatatcatttgatAGTGATACACCTAAAAAACCAAAACCAACATTACGTGTTAAACGTTCACCTAAAAAAGAACGTActgtatcatcatttattgaaaatgaagatTTTACAAGACGTCCAGAATCACCACCAATAAATAGTGCTGAAAGACAACGACATATTGAAGCACAAAGAGATCTTGAAAGAGAACGTCAACGTCAAGCTGATGAACGTGAACAACAACGTCAAGATATGCGTGATAGAGAATTACaaagagaaataataaaagaacgTCAACAACGTGAAggaacaacagcaacaacaacaacaacaacaaatgatgaaaatcGTACATCTGGTGTTGGTCTTGTTATTGGtaatcaattatcaaatttagatccaaattcaattgatgaaatggaacgtaaaaaagaaaaaataatgatgttatCATTACAACGTAGACAACAACAAGAAGAACttaaagaaagaaaagaagCTGAAATACAAGCAAGAagagataaagaaaaaatgaaagaagaaGAACGTGctagaaaaaaagaagaagatcGTCAAAGACGTGCTATTATATTAGaacaacataaattaaaaaaagctattgAAGAAGCTGAACGTGAA gGCAAAGTTATTGATAAAGAACTTCTTAATGCCATAAAACCAACTCCAAAGTTACGTAATAAGACTGTATCAGCTCGTCAAAGACCAAAAACAATTCATGTTGATCATAGTTCTGAATTAGACTCTGGTACTTTAACACCAAGTCGTGGAAAAAAAGGTTCATCATCAAATCTCAGTACTG CGTCGCTGACATCACCAACGATGAAACGTGATTATTTTCGAGGCTCACAGGATACACTTATATCTGCTCATAGTGATGATCGACGTGGTGGACCCTTTTACAGGGGTGGCAGTCTCAAGG TATCTTCAGTAGATTCACCAGATGATGGTAGAGGTTGTTCCCCGTATCGTAGTACAACACAACTTGGACGACGTGGATCATACAAAACATCAAGAG ATTCACAGGAGCCTCAGCAACAGGTTAGAGGCAGGACAAAATACCCGACTTACCAAAACTTTAAAGGAAGAAAATCAAATTCGTTGATGAATTTGTgtg cAGATACAGACAGTGGTTTGGGTCGTGCAACACCACCAAGAAGAGCACCAAGTCCTGGTATGGGTAGCACAAAACATTTACCATCACCATCTGGTCCTGGATCATTACCACCTGGTCTTATGTCGAAAAGAAAATTCGATGATGGTAGCAGTGATATTAGTAGTACTGCTAGTTCAATGATGGATTACAATG gTCCTCGATTGTATAAACAACCAACGACAAAATCAAATCGTGGAATAATGTTAAATGCTGTTGAATATTGTGTTTTTCCTGGTTCAGTTAATAAAGATGCTAAAAGACGTGTACTTGATGAAATTGCTAGATCAGAAAGTaaacattttttgatattatttcgTGATGCTGGATGTCAATTTAGAGCACTTTATTCATATTGTCCTGATGGTGAAGAAATAACAAAACTATGTGGTACTGGACCAAAACAAGTACTTGATAATATGTTTGATAGATTTTTCAA atATAATTCAGGTGGTAAATGTTTTTCTCAAGTACATACTAAACATTTAACAGTGACAATTGATGCATTCACGATACACAATAGTCTTTGGCAaggaaaaaaagttaatttaccAAACAAAAAAGACATGGCTCTTGTCATTTag